A genomic window from Micromonospora ferruginea includes:
- a CDS encoding redoxin family protein codes for MTRAQVATRLPPITVRRWLNSPPLTPEALRGRVVLVDIWEYTCVNWIRTAPFVRAWHRDYHDLGLTVVGVHAPEFAFGRLPENIDRAVRDHGLTYPIAVDDDYTFWRALGNDAWPATYLFDVDGRLVDRWLGEGDYDRIEAEIRRLLGDAAPGVALPPVSPEVTGYATSPQPTYAGITPETYLGADRGVPGSYALTGDWRTDGEYVELAGGVGELVLPFTAGEVNLVADPGPDGPVAVQVLLDGNPVGDARGADVDPDGSARVDRPAMVRLVAGGPPGEHRLTLVTDRPGFRAYVFTFGP; via the coding sequence ATGACCAGGGCTCAGGTGGCGACGCGCCTTCCACCGATCACCGTACGGCGGTGGCTGAACTCGCCGCCGCTGACACCGGAGGCGCTGCGCGGCCGGGTGGTCCTGGTGGACATCTGGGAGTACACCTGCGTCAACTGGATCCGCACCGCCCCCTTCGTGCGGGCGTGGCACCGCGACTACCACGACCTGGGGCTCACCGTCGTCGGCGTGCACGCGCCCGAGTTCGCGTTCGGCCGGCTGCCGGAGAACATCGACCGGGCGGTCCGGGACCACGGGCTCACCTACCCGATCGCGGTCGACGACGACTACACCTTCTGGCGTGCCCTCGGCAACGACGCCTGGCCGGCGACGTACCTCTTCGACGTCGACGGGCGGCTGGTGGACCGGTGGCTCGGCGAGGGCGACTACGACCGGATCGAGGCGGAGATCCGCCGGCTGCTCGGCGATGCCGCGCCCGGCGTGGCGTTGCCGCCGGTCAGCCCCGAGGTGACCGGATACGCCACGAGCCCGCAACCCACGTACGCCGGGATCACCCCGGAGACCTACCTCGGCGCGGACCGGGGCGTGCCCGGCTCGTACGCGCTCACCGGCGACTGGCGCACGGACGGTGAGTACGTGGAGCTCGCCGGCGGCGTCGGCGAGCTGGTGCTGCCGTTCACCGCCGGCGAGGTCAACCTCGTCGCCGATCCCGGGCCGGACGGGCCGGTCGCGGTTCAGGTGCTGCTGGACGGGAACCCGGTCGGCGACGCGCGGGGCGCCGACGTCGACCCGGACGGGTCGGCGCGGGTCGACCGGCCGGCCATGGTCCGGCTGGTGGCCGGCGGGCCGCCGGGGGAGCACCGGCTGACGCTGGTCACCGACCGGCCCGGCTTCCGCGCGTACGTCTTCACGTTCGGCCCCTGA
- a CDS encoding DUF7507 domain-containing protein produces the protein MLTPSISVQKSSITTTITFPGQQVPYRFVVTNTGGLTLSNVNVTDVQTPPSSNANLGPITCPTSTLAPGVSMICSATYTVSQADLDHGSVSDTATAHGTPPGTTTPVDSDPSTLTIPATPLAPEITVVKSSTTTTITAPGQQVPYRFTVTNTGGVTLSNVNVTDVQTPPSSNDDLGPITCPDTTLAPGASTTCTATYTVSQADLDLGSVSDTATAHGTPPGTTTPVDSQPSDLTIAATPVAPEITVVKSSSTTTITSAGQQVPYRFVVTNTGGVTLSGIDVTDVQTPPSSNANLGPITCADTTLAPGTSTTCTATYTVSQADLDHGSLADTATASGTPPTGPAVVSDPSDLTIPRAEVTASISVDKTSTTTVITAPGQQVPYRFVVVNTGGLTLSNVNVTDVQTPPSSNANLGPITCADTTLAPGGSTTCTATYTVTQADIDNGSLADTATAHGTPPGTTTPVDSDPSTLTVPAGDPVSGIDIVKSSGTVAITEVGQKITYTYQVVNTGGLTLTKVTVNDTLLPPASRDNQTAITCGPDNVPNGTVTLAPGASIECRATYTVSAVDFAQASLLDTATATGTPPRGPAPVSGPSTNDIPILHPGIALTKSVTPETVSRAGEVVTYRYVVTDTGNTTLSRIAIDETAFSGTGRPSAITCADTALAPGESTTCTATYAVTEADLTTGRVTNTAVAVGTPPTVPGQEPPTPVRSEPASAVVTTTKGAAITLEKSADPTEVHKVGQQVRYSFQVTNTGSVPLTGVTVTDTLAPPADPANLGPITCGPGDTPNGEVTLAAGETVTCTATYTVSKADTKQRCITDTASATGTPPSGPAPVSPEDTLCVRVKIEPGPHPGPGPKPGPWPWHHGKLPITGSSFLIPISVAGGLALLTGIVLTALSRRRRADPGHELT, from the coding sequence GTGCTGACCCCGTCGATCTCGGTGCAGAAGTCGTCGATCACCACCACGATCACGTTCCCCGGGCAGCAGGTGCCGTACCGGTTCGTGGTGACGAACACCGGCGGGCTGACGCTGTCGAACGTCAACGTGACGGACGTGCAGACGCCGCCGTCGTCGAACGCGAACCTCGGGCCGATCACCTGCCCGACGAGCACCCTCGCGCCCGGTGTGTCGATGATCTGCTCGGCCACGTACACGGTGTCGCAGGCCGACCTCGACCACGGCTCGGTGTCGGACACGGCCACCGCGCACGGCACGCCGCCGGGCACCACCACGCCCGTCGATTCGGACCCGTCGACCCTGACCATCCCGGCGACGCCGCTGGCTCCGGAGATCACGGTGGTGAAGTCCTCCACCACGACCACCATCACCGCGCCCGGCCAGCAGGTGCCCTACCGGTTCACGGTGACGAACACCGGTGGCGTGACGCTGTCGAACGTGAACGTGACCGACGTGCAGACACCGCCGTCGTCCAACGACGACCTCGGGCCGATCACCTGCCCGGACACCACGCTCGCGCCGGGCGCGTCGACCACCTGCACCGCCACCTACACGGTCAGCCAGGCCGACCTCGACCTCGGCTCGGTGTCGGACACCGCCACCGCGCACGGCACGCCGCCGGGCACCACCACGCCTGTCGACTCGCAGCCCTCGGACCTGACGATCGCGGCCACGCCCGTCGCCCCCGAGATCACCGTGGTCAAGTCCTCCTCCACCACCACGATCACCTCGGCCGGGCAGCAGGTGCCCTACCGGTTCGTGGTCACCAACACCGGCGGTGTCACCCTGTCCGGCATCGACGTGACGGACGTGCAGACGCCGCCGTCGTCGAACGCGAACCTCGGGCCGATCACCTGCGCGGACACCACGCTCGCGCCGGGCACGTCAACCACCTGCACCGCCACGTACACGGTCTCGCAGGCCGACCTCGACCACGGCTCGCTCGCCGACACGGCCACCGCGAGCGGCACGCCGCCCACCGGCCCCGCGGTCGTCTCCGACCCGTCCGACCTGACCATCCCACGCGCGGAGGTGACCGCCTCGATCAGCGTGGACAAGACGTCCACCACCACGGTGATCACCGCGCCCGGGCAGCAGGTGCCGTACCGCTTCGTCGTGGTCAACACCGGCGGCCTCACCCTGTCGAACGTGAACGTGACCGACGTGCAGACCCCGCCGTCGTCGAACGCGAACCTCGGGCCGATCACCTGCGCGGACACCACGCTCGCGCCGGGCGGGTCCACCACCTGCACCGCCACCTACACGGTCACCCAGGCCGACATCGACAACGGCTCGCTCGCCGACACGGCCACCGCGCACGGCACGCCGCCCGGCACCACCACGCCTGTCGACTCCGACCCGTCCACGCTGACCGTGCCCGCCGGTGACCCGGTGTCCGGCATCGACATCGTCAAATCGTCCGGCACGGTGGCGATCACCGAGGTCGGCCAGAAGATCACCTACACCTACCAGGTGGTCAATACCGGTGGCCTCACGCTGACCAAGGTCACCGTGAACGACACCCTGCTGCCGCCGGCCAGCCGCGACAACCAGACCGCGATCACCTGCGGCCCGGACAATGTGCCGAACGGCACCGTGACGCTGGCGCCCGGCGCGTCGATCGAGTGCCGGGCCACCTACACGGTCTCGGCGGTGGACTTCGCCCAAGCCTCGCTGCTCGACACCGCGACCGCCACCGGCACCCCGCCGCGCGGCCCGGCGCCGGTCTCCGGTCCGTCCACGAACGACATTCCGATCCTGCACCCGGGCATCGCGCTCACCAAGAGCGTGACACCGGAGACGGTGTCCCGCGCCGGTGAGGTGGTGACCTACCGCTACGTGGTCACCGACACCGGCAACACCACGCTCTCCCGGATCGCCATCGACGAGACAGCCTTCTCCGGCACCGGGCGGCCGTCGGCGATCACCTGCGCCGACACCGCGCTCGCGCCGGGGGAGAGCACCACCTGCACCGCGACCTACGCGGTCACCGAGGCCGACCTCACGACGGGCCGGGTGACAAATACCGCGGTCGCGGTCGGCACGCCGCCGACCGTGCCCGGGCAGGAACCGCCGACGCCGGTACGGTCCGAGCCGGCCTCGGCCGTGGTGACCACCACCAAGGGCGCGGCGATCACGCTGGAGAAGTCCGCAGACCCGACCGAGGTGCACAAGGTCGGCCAGCAGGTGCGCTACAGCTTCCAGGTCACCAACACCGGCTCGGTGCCGCTGACCGGGGTGACCGTGACGGACACGCTGGCACCGCCGGCCGACCCGGCGAACCTCGGACCGATCACCTGCGGCCCGGGCGACACACCCAACGGGGAGGTCACGCTGGCAGCGGGGGAGACGGTCACCTGCACGGCGACCTACACGGTGTCCAAGGCGGACACGAAGCAGCGGTGCATCACCGACACCGCCAGCGCGACCGGGACACCGCCCTCGGGTCCGGCGCCGGTCTCGCCCGAGGACACGCTCTGCGTCCGGGTGAAGATCGAGCCTGGCCCGCATCCCGGTCCCGGCCCGAAGCCCGGACCGTGGCCGTGGCACCACGGCAAGCTGCCGATCACCGGAAGCTCGTTCCTGATCCCGATCTCGGTCGCCGGTGGGCTGGCGCTGCTGACCGGCATCGTGCTGACGGCGCTGAGCCGACGGCGTCGAGCCGACCCGGGCCATGAGTTGACCTGA
- a CDS encoding ABC transporter ATP-binding protein — MIDVTLESVSKRFPRAGDTAAVDDVDLRIGAGEFFTLLGPSGCGKTTTLRMVAGFYFPSSGRIRFGAEDVTNRPPNKRDTGMVFQNYALFPHLSVAQNVAYGLKIRKVGRVEAKRRIDEALGQVHLAGYGDRRIDQLSGGQQQRVALARALVIRPRTLLLDEPLSNLDAKLREETRVEIRRIQKDSGTTALYVTHDQAEAMAMSDRIAVMESGRVRQVGTPQEIYHRPATAFVARFIGRSNVLSLPVVTAGPDTVTVALPGGREAPVAAPTDHGLREGATALVSVRPEHITLGAATDEGALTGRVTELEFTGMATNLVVDVGGESVQVAAIDVPARLAAGDQVGLRLPAERMWVVGS; from the coding sequence ATGATCGATGTCACGCTGGAGTCGGTGAGCAAGCGCTTCCCACGTGCCGGCGACACCGCGGCGGTCGACGACGTCGACCTCCGCATCGGCGCGGGGGAGTTCTTCACCCTGCTCGGCCCGAGCGGCTGCGGCAAGACCACCACCCTGCGCATGGTCGCCGGCTTCTACTTCCCCAGCTCGGGCCGGATCCGGTTCGGCGCCGAGGACGTCACCAACCGGCCGCCGAACAAGCGCGACACCGGCATGGTGTTCCAGAACTACGCGCTCTTCCCGCACCTGAGCGTCGCCCAGAACGTCGCGTACGGCCTGAAGATCCGCAAGGTCGGCCGGGTCGAGGCGAAGCGCCGCATCGACGAGGCGCTCGGGCAGGTCCACCTGGCCGGGTACGGCGACCGGCGCATCGACCAGCTCTCCGGCGGCCAGCAGCAGCGCGTCGCGCTGGCCCGGGCGCTGGTGATCCGCCCCCGCACGCTGCTGCTCGACGAGCCGCTGTCCAACCTCGACGCCAAGCTGCGCGAGGAGACCCGGGTCGAGATCCGCCGGATCCAGAAGGACAGCGGCACCACCGCGCTCTACGTCACCCACGACCAGGCCGAGGCGATGGCCATGTCCGACCGGATCGCGGTGATGGAGTCCGGCCGGGTCCGCCAGGTCGGCACGCCGCAGGAGATCTACCACCGCCCGGCCACCGCGTTCGTGGCCCGGTTCATCGGCCGCAGCAACGTGCTGAGCCTGCCGGTGGTGACCGCCGGGCCGGACACCGTGACGGTGGCGCTGCCCGGCGGCCGGGAGGCCCCGGTCGCCGCGCCCACCGACCACGGGCTGCGCGAGGGCGCCACCGCGCTGGTGTCGGTGCGGCCCGAGCACATCACGCTCGGCGCGGCCACCGACGAGGGCGCGCTTACCGGCCGGGTGACCGAGTTGGAGTTCACCGGCATGGCCACCAACCTGGTGGTCGACGTGGGCGGCGAGTCGGTGCAGGTGGCCGCGATCGACGTGCCGGCCCGACTCGCCGCGGGTGACCAGGTCGGGCTGCGCCTGCCGGCGGAGCGGATGTGGGTGGTGGGCTCTTGA
- a CDS encoding extracellular solute-binding protein, with protein MRRRLLLAGALATVLAAGTACGGGSGDSAGGDAEKLTIYSARDKKVTTFVVDKFTAKYPEYKGKVEVLNLGAQEILERVRAEKANPQADVWWGGTQQGLASGASEDLLTGWQPSFAGKMDEKYKDPQGRWFGEILLPEVIMYNNKALTPEQAPKDWDDLLKPEFKDKIIIRDVAASGTMRSIYASMIQRQSPDGSNPQPGYDWLKKLDANTGAYAANPTDLYLKLSRQQGTLSAWNLQDILLQANQANMPFDYVMPASGAPVLVDGLAQVKGGNSAGAQKFLEFLFDDSLRAELAKDYFQIPAVDIAEKPEWLAKLDLKPMDVDWDVVGKNETEWINHWNGQIKNKG; from the coding sequence ATGAGACGTCGACTCCTGCTCGCCGGTGCGCTCGCCACCGTTCTCGCCGCCGGCACCGCCTGCGGCGGCGGCTCCGGTGACTCGGCCGGCGGCGACGCCGAGAAGCTGACGATCTACTCGGCCCGCGACAAGAAGGTCACCACCTTCGTCGTGGACAAGTTCACCGCCAAGTACCCCGAGTACAAGGGCAAGGTCGAGGTGCTCAACCTGGGCGCCCAGGAGATCCTGGAGCGGGTCCGGGCGGAGAAGGCCAACCCGCAGGCCGACGTCTGGTGGGGCGGCACCCAGCAGGGTCTCGCCTCCGGCGCGTCCGAGGACCTGCTCACCGGCTGGCAGCCGTCGTTCGCCGGCAAGATGGACGAGAAGTACAAGGACCCGCAGGGCCGGTGGTTCGGCGAGATCCTGCTGCCCGAGGTCATCATGTACAACAACAAGGCGCTCACCCCGGAGCAGGCCCCGAAGGACTGGGACGACCTGCTGAAGCCGGAGTTCAAGGACAAGATCATCATCCGGGACGTGGCGGCCTCCGGCACCATGCGGTCGATCTACGCCTCGATGATCCAGCGGCAGTCCCCCGACGGCAGCAACCCGCAGCCCGGCTACGACTGGCTGAAGAAGCTCGACGCCAACACCGGCGCGTACGCGGCCAACCCGACCGACCTCTACCTCAAGCTCTCCCGCCAGCAGGGCACGCTCAGCGCCTGGAACCTGCAGGACATCCTGCTCCAGGCCAACCAGGCGAACATGCCGTTCGACTACGTGATGCCGGCCTCCGGCGCCCCGGTCCTGGTCGACGGCCTGGCCCAGGTCAAGGGCGGCAACAGCGCGGGCGCGCAGAAGTTCCTCGAGTTCCTCTTCGACGACTCGCTCCGCGCCGAGCTGGCGAAGGACTACTTCCAGATCCCGGCCGTGGACATCGCGGAGAAGCCGGAGTGGCTGGCGAAGCTCGACCTCAAGCCGATGGACGTCGACTGGGACGTGGTCGGCAAGAACGAGACCGAGTGGATCAACCACTGGAACGGTCAGATCAAGAACAAGGGCTGA
- a CDS encoding ROK family protein, with protein MVTDVVTPPTSPVSRERSKEIKRRSVISAARQARVLSRAELTELTGLSPATLTPLVRDLVAEGYLIERGPGASRAGRPRAILEFNPRAELVAAVALEPARISCEIADSDGAVIAHRTVRRTGDIVDLICAAVPELAGDGLPALRGVAIAAPGVSTGGAVRLAPSVGLVEARPVGESVQRRLGVPVVVDNDVNLMAAGEHAAGAGSDVADLLLLHVGDGIGAGLVLDGQVRRGSGGAAGEVGFLPLDPADRGHDGIGPFEARWSESAVAERVVALAPGRRPAAPVRALVELAATDELAAAYLAELLAAWARLIVSCACVVDPGRVLLSGAAADLDDAAVDQLQALVSLGAPSPTEVRRAVLGDQAVLHGAVSYALSAAASGLSTLLPAP; from the coding sequence ATGGTGACAGACGTGGTGACCCCACCGACGAGCCCGGTGAGCCGGGAGCGGTCGAAGGAGATCAAGCGCCGTAGCGTGATCTCCGCCGCCCGCCAGGCCCGGGTGCTCTCCCGGGCCGAGCTGACCGAGCTGACCGGGTTGAGCCCCGCCACGCTCACCCCGCTGGTCCGCGACCTGGTCGCCGAGGGCTACCTGATCGAGCGCGGCCCCGGCGCTTCCCGCGCCGGCCGGCCCCGCGCGATCCTCGAGTTCAACCCGCGTGCCGAGCTGGTCGCCGCCGTGGCGCTGGAACCGGCCCGGATCAGTTGCGAGATCGCTGACAGCGACGGCGCCGTGATCGCCCACCGCACGGTGCGGCGGACCGGCGACATCGTCGACCTGATCTGCGCCGCCGTGCCCGAGCTGGCCGGCGACGGGCTGCCCGCGCTGCGCGGCGTGGCCATCGCCGCACCCGGCGTCTCCACCGGCGGCGCGGTCCGGCTCGCCCCCTCGGTCGGGCTGGTCGAGGCGCGCCCGGTGGGGGAGTCGGTCCAGCGGCGGCTCGGCGTGCCGGTGGTGGTCGACAACGACGTCAACCTGATGGCCGCCGGTGAGCACGCCGCGGGCGCCGGCAGCGACGTGGCCGACCTGCTCCTGCTGCACGTCGGCGACGGCATCGGCGCCGGCCTGGTGCTCGACGGGCAGGTCCGCCGCGGCTCCGGCGGCGCGGCCGGCGAGGTCGGCTTCCTGCCGCTCGACCCGGCCGACCGGGGGCACGACGGGATCGGCCCGTTCGAGGCCCGCTGGTCGGAGAGCGCCGTCGCCGAACGGGTGGTCGCGCTGGCCCCCGGACGCCGGCCGGCCGCGCCGGTACGGGCGCTCGTGGAGCTGGCCGCCACCGACGAGCTGGCCGCGGCGTACCTGGCCGAGCTGCTCGCCGCCTGGGCCCGGCTGATCGTCTCCTGCGCCTGCGTGGTCGACCCGGGCCGGGTGCTGCTCAGCGGCGCCGCCGCCGACCTCGACGACGCCGCCGTGGACCAGCTCCAGGCGCTGGTGTCCCTCGGCGCGCCCAGCCCCACCGAGGTCCGCCGCGCGGTCCTCGGCGACCAGGCGGTGCTGCACGGCGCGGTCAGCTACGCGCTCTCGGCCGCCGCGTCCGGCCTGTCCACCCTGCTACCCGCCCCCTGA
- a CDS encoding SGNH/GDSL hydrolase family protein, whose product MNRPRLSPTRTAARLAAVAAATAGVLLAAVAPASAAVPSGRYVALGDSYTAGPLIPTQVDLNCLRSNRNYPSLVASAAGSSSFADVSCSGATTDDILYGGDGQLGIAVPPQVNAVTSNTALVTVQIGGNDIGFSGIISDCAEASLSSPLGSPCKDRFTAGGTDQLRARIAATVPKVTAVLRAVKQAAPNARVVVLGYPAILPDSGYGCWPVVPIAYQDVPYLRGVEKALNAMLADTAAANGAGYADVYTPSIGRDTCKSSGTRWVEGLVPQNAAAPFHPNARGEQGMADALRAHLS is encoded by the coding sequence ATGAACCGTCCCCGCCTGTCGCCGACGCGTACGGCCGCACGCCTGGCCGCGGTCGCCGCCGCCACCGCCGGCGTGCTGCTCGCCGCCGTCGCACCCGCCTCTGCCGCCGTGCCCTCCGGGCGCTACGTGGCGCTCGGCGACTCGTACACCGCCGGCCCGCTCATCCCCACCCAGGTCGACCTGAACTGCCTGCGCTCCAACCGCAACTACCCGTCGCTGGTCGCGTCGGCCGCCGGCTCGTCGTCGTTCGCGGACGTGAGCTGCTCCGGGGCCACCACCGACGACATCCTGTACGGCGGCGACGGGCAGCTCGGCATCGCCGTGCCGCCGCAGGTCAACGCCGTCACCTCGAACACGGCGCTGGTGACGGTGCAGATCGGCGGCAACGACATCGGGTTCTCCGGGATCATCAGCGACTGCGCGGAGGCGAGCCTCAGCAGCCCGCTCGGCTCGCCGTGCAAGGACCGGTTCACCGCCGGCGGCACCGACCAGCTCCGCGCCCGGATCGCCGCCACCGTGCCGAAGGTGACCGCGGTGCTGCGCGCGGTCAAGCAGGCCGCGCCGAACGCGCGGGTCGTGGTGCTCGGCTACCCGGCGATCCTGCCGGACAGCGGGTACGGCTGCTGGCCGGTGGTGCCGATCGCCTACCAGGACGTGCCCTACCTGCGTGGTGTGGAGAAGGCGCTGAACGCGATGCTGGCCGACACCGCGGCGGCGAACGGCGCCGGCTACGCCGACGTCTACACCCCGTCGATCGGCCGGGACACCTGCAAGAGCAGCGGCACCCGCTGGGTCGAGGGGCTGGTGCCGCAGAACGCCGCCGCGCCGTTCCACCCGAACGCCCGGGGTGAGCAGGGCATGGCCGACGCCCTGCGGGCGCACCTGAGCTGA
- a CDS encoding ABC transporter permease: protein MSTIPATPSAATVPPITEDPTPPGRRSRRPGLNANSRWFPYVLVFPLALVLFGYVVQPMLATFGESVGVDGPENWASFLTGDGVARSALLTSLMISAASVLLCGVVGVAMAFLLKRFSFPGRRLIEAIILVPAALPPLIGAISFQLLYSETGIVPRALQQLFGTENPVLPFSGIAGVLVVHTFTMYPFFYLATSAALTGMDPSVEEAAYNLGAGRVRVWRTVLLPMLTPALVSASLLVFMTSLASYTAPLLFGVDRTMTMQIYINRTNGDLPMASTYASVLAVVSVLFLLGMRWYEGRRSYRSQSKGVASHRRELTNPFARWLALAASLLAVVVLLAPVATIALVAFSEDGTWTTEVIPSGYTMQNFTTIFSDPDAYRPIVNSLQMSLLATLGCVVVGVLIAYAVRRLDFRGRGLLDVAVMLAWALPGTVVAINLISAFSTGNAFSFGQVLIGTFWIMPLAYFVRFLPLVFRSSSATLAQLDPSLEEAARNLGASWWRAFGTVTLRLMLPGVLAGALLAFVNGVGEFVASVLIYTSETAPISVEINNRMYSFEVGTAAAYGMLQVVLIFVVMVVSGRLQNGGRAAREATKWTA from the coding sequence TTGAGCACCATCCCCGCCACGCCGAGCGCCGCGACCGTCCCGCCGATCACCGAGGACCCCACCCCGCCGGGCCGGCGGTCCCGCCGCCCCGGGCTCAACGCCAACTCGCGCTGGTTCCCGTACGTGCTGGTGTTCCCGCTGGCGCTGGTGCTGTTCGGTTACGTGGTCCAGCCGATGCTCGCCACGTTCGGCGAGAGCGTCGGGGTGGACGGCCCGGAGAACTGGGCCAGCTTCCTCACCGGCGACGGCGTGGCCCGTTCCGCGCTGCTCACCTCGCTGATGATCTCGGCGGCCAGCGTGCTGCTCTGCGGCGTCGTCGGCGTGGCCATGGCGTTCCTGCTCAAGCGGTTCTCGTTCCCCGGCCGCCGGCTCATCGAGGCGATCATCCTGGTGCCGGCGGCGCTGCCGCCGCTGATCGGGGCGATCTCGTTCCAGCTCCTCTACAGCGAGACCGGCATCGTGCCCCGCGCGCTGCAACAGCTCTTCGGCACGGAGAACCCGGTGCTGCCGTTCAGCGGCATCGCCGGCGTGCTGGTGGTGCACACGTTCACCATGTACCCCTTCTTCTACCTGGCCACGTCCGCCGCGCTGACGGGCATGGACCCGTCGGTGGAGGAGGCGGCCTACAACCTCGGCGCCGGTCGGGTGCGGGTGTGGCGGACCGTGCTGCTGCCGATGCTCACCCCGGCGCTGGTGTCGGCCTCGCTGCTGGTCTTCATGACGTCGCTGGCGTCGTACACCGCTCCGCTGCTGTTCGGGGTGGACCGCACGATGACCATGCAGATCTACATCAACCGCACCAACGGCGACCTGCCGATGGCCTCGACCTACGCGTCGGTGCTCGCGGTGGTGTCGGTGCTGTTCCTGCTCGGCATGCGGTGGTACGAGGGGCGGCGCAGCTACCGCTCCCAGTCCAAGGGTGTGGCCAGCCACCGCCGCGAGCTGACCAACCCGTTCGCCCGCTGGCTGGCGCTGGCCGCCTCGCTGCTCGCCGTGGTGGTGCTGCTCGCCCCGGTGGCGACCATCGCGCTGGTGGCGTTCTCCGAGGACGGGACGTGGACCACCGAGGTGATCCCGTCCGGCTACACCATGCAGAACTTCACCACCATCTTCTCCGACCCGGACGCCTACCGGCCGATCGTCAACTCGTTGCAGATGAGCCTGCTCGCGACGCTCGGCTGCGTGGTGGTCGGCGTGCTCATCGCGTACGCGGTGCGCCGGCTGGACTTCCGCGGGCGTGGCCTGCTCGACGTGGCGGTCATGCTGGCCTGGGCGCTGCCCGGCACGGTGGTGGCGATCAACCTGATCTCGGCGTTCAGCACCGGCAACGCGTTCAGCTTCGGGCAGGTGCTGATCGGCACGTTCTGGATCATGCCGCTGGCCTACTTCGTGCGGTTCCTGCCGCTGGTGTTCCGGTCCAGCTCGGCGACGCTGGCGCAGCTCGACCCGTCGCTGGAGGAGGCCGCGCGCAACCTCGGCGCGTCCTGGTGGCGGGCGTTCGGCACGGTCACCCTGCGGCTGATGCTGCCGGGCGTGCTGGCCGGCGCGCTGCTCGCGTTCGTCAACGGCGTCGGCGAGTTCGTCGCCTCGGTGCTGATCTACACCTCGGAGACCGCGCCGATCTCGGTGGAGATCAACAACCGGATGTACTCGTTCGAGGTCGGCACCGCCGCCGCGTACGGGATGCTCCAGGTGGTGTTGATCTTCGTGGTGATGGTGGTCTCCGGCCGGTTGCAGAACGGCGGCCGGGCGGCGAGGGAGGCGACGAAGTGGACGGCGTGA
- a CDS encoding epoxide hydrolase family protein → MAVKTMTPTRTGTDIRPFRIEVPEADLRGLRERVAATRWPERETVADQSQGVPLETSQALAHHWVTEYDWRTVEARLNDLPNFVTEIDGLDIHFIHVRSHHDDALPLIVTHGWPGSVIEQLKIIRPLTDPTSHGGEASDAFHLVIPSMPGYGFSGRPDAPGWDPQHIARAWTELMRRLGYDRFVAQGGDWGALITDMLGVQAPPELAGIHTNMPCVVPPEIDALLQSGITGVNNPLAELPAGLSEEERAACERIDFFWKHSAYALVMTTRPETLTALADSPVGLASFMLDHDAASLDLIRAAFAGRPGGLTRDDILDNVTLYWLTNTGVSSARLYAQNTLSFFAAKGVRVPAAVSQFPDEILLAPRSWAERAYPNLIHYRKVERGGHFAAWEQPQLFAREMRDAFRSLR, encoded by the coding sequence GTGGCCGTCAAGACCATGACGCCGACGCGTACCGGCACCGACATCCGCCCGTTCCGGATCGAGGTGCCCGAGGCGGACCTGCGGGGCCTGCGGGAGCGGGTCGCCGCGACCCGGTGGCCCGAGCGGGAGACCGTCGCCGACCAGTCGCAGGGGGTGCCGCTGGAGACCAGCCAGGCGCTGGCCCACCACTGGGTGACGGAGTACGACTGGCGCACGGTCGAGGCCCGGCTGAACGACCTGCCGAACTTCGTCACCGAGATCGACGGGCTGGACATCCACTTCATCCACGTCCGGTCGCACCACGACGACGCGTTGCCGCTGATCGTCACGCACGGGTGGCCCGGCTCGGTGATCGAGCAACTGAAGATCATCCGGCCGCTCACCGACCCGACCTCGCACGGTGGTGAGGCGTCGGACGCCTTCCACCTGGTGATCCCGTCGATGCCCGGCTACGGCTTCTCCGGCCGCCCGGACGCGCCCGGCTGGGACCCGCAGCACATCGCCCGCGCCTGGACCGAGCTGATGCGGCGGTTGGGCTACGACCGGTTCGTGGCGCAGGGCGGCGACTGGGGCGCGCTCATCACCGACATGCTGGGCGTGCAGGCGCCGCCGGAACTGGCCGGCATCCACACCAACATGCCCTGCGTGGTCCCGCCGGAGATCGACGCGTTGCTGCAGAGCGGCATCACCGGGGTGAACAACCCGCTGGCCGAGCTGCCGGCCGGGCTCTCCGAGGAGGAGCGGGCCGCCTGCGAGCGGATCGACTTCTTCTGGAAGCACTCCGCGTACGCGCTCGTCATGACCACCCGCCCGGAGACGCTGACCGCGCTGGCCGACTCGCCGGTCGGGCTGGCGTCGTTCATGCTCGACCACGACGCGGCCAGCCTGGACCTGATCCGCGCCGCCTTCGCCGGCCGGCCGGGCGGCCTGACCCGCGACGACATCCTGGACAACGTGACGCTCTACTGGCTGACCAACACCGGCGTCTCGTCGGCCCGCCTCTACGCGCAGAACACGCTGTCCTTCTTCGCCGCGAAGGGGGTCCGGGTGCCGGCCGCGGTCAGCCAGTTTCCGGACGAGATCCTGTTGGCGCCGCGGAGCTGGGCCGAGCGGGCGTACCCGAATCTCATCCACTACCGCAAGGTGGAACGCGGCGGGCACTTCGCGGCCTGGGAGCAGCCGCAGTTGTTCGCCCGGGAGATGCGCGACGCGTTCCGGTCGCTGCGCTGA